In a single window of the Acyrthosiphon pisum isolate AL4f chromosome X, pea_aphid_22Mar2018_4r6ur, whole genome shotgun sequence genome:
- the LOC100575454 gene encoding uncharacterized protein LOC100575454, with product MENGDKRLLTHGCKNSLTETKKSKAAQVTTTTSYSKSSKEIVGIQDLSDDVIMYLFKYLSHDNLAKMALICPNLLRVSHDWTLWKKPRFEKFVKSMEDVYLSYLKEDTTELFISCKDVPSSDYSVSHTFLIQLETKCPELLNLTLTNQVFDAGEITVKILHRKLKTLTIDNTTIENIPDSSSYLCGIEKACPALERIIMTNNDWFLPNCLLALSKVKFLNYLSLAGCKQFKNCVPYASITAITGFQSLQTLDLRFTPVSDGELVCFQRLLTLKNILLESPEYMNHERDATISDLGLAGFFEIHYPFFEFLIENYRQGGIIGFPERCRLETLYVRNYPKITDAFLKTAVRSIPYLKSLDITGSCCTSAEIVNFKAKRPSTKVIC from the exons ATGGAAAACGGTGACAAGAGACTATTAACACACGGATGTAAAAATTCACTAACAGAAACAAAGAAATCTAAAGCGGCTCAGGTCACAACAACAACATCATATTCTAAATCCTCAAAGGAAATTGTTGGTATTCAAGATTTATCCGATGATGTtatcatgtatttatttaaatatctgtcACATGATAATCTTGCCAAAATGGCACT GATATGCCCTAACTTGTTAAGAGTTAGTCATGATTGGACTCTATGGAAAAAACCAAGATTCGAAAAGTTTGTAAAATCTATGGAAGATGTTTACTTGAGCTATTTAAAAGAGGATACCACTGAATTGTTTATATCGTGTAAAGATGTTCCAAGCTCTGATTATTCAGTTTCtcacacatttttaatacaattggaAACAAAATGCCCAGAATTACTCAATTTAACATTAACAAATCAAGTATTTGATGCTGGTGAA ATAACTGTAAAGATTTTGCATCGAAAATTAAAAACGCTGACAATTGATAATACAACTATTGAAAACATTCCAGACAGCTCTTCATATTTATGCGGTATAGAGAAAGCTTGCCCAGCTTTAGag CGAATTATAATGACAAACAACGATTGGTTTTTGCCAAATTGTTTACTTGCATTGTCCAAGGTGAAATTTTTAAACTACTTAAGTCTCGCAGGTTGCAAACAGTTTAAGAATTGTGTTCCATATGCAAGTATTACTGCTATAACTGGATTCCAGTCTTTACAG acACTTGATTTGCGTTTTACTCCAGTAAGTGATGGCGAACTTGTTTGCTTTCAAAGATTActaactttgaaaaatattcttttggAAAGCCCTGAGTATATGAATCACGAGAGAGATGCAACAATTTCTGATCTTGGTTTGGCAGGATTTTTTGAAATCCATTAtccattttttgaatttcttattGAAAATTATCGTCAAGGGGGCATAATAGGATTTCCAGaaag ATGCCGGCTTGAAACCTTATATGTTCGCAACTATCCAAAAATAACAGATGCATTTTTGAAGACTGCTGTCAGAAGTATACCATACTTGAAATCGTTAGACATTACTGGATCATGTTGCACTTCAGCagaaatagtaaattttaaagcaaaaaGACCTAGTACAAAGGTAATATGCTAA